From Micromonospora rhizosphaerae, the proteins below share one genomic window:
- the eccD gene encoding type VII secretion integral membrane protein EccD — protein MTIGLARVTINAPARRVDVALPEQVPLAELLPEVLRHAGEGLADDGERQGGWVLRRTDGAVLATAQALLPQGVRDGEVLHLVPARAQWPELEYDDVVEAIADGARRRGGAWSPAATRAATLAGAGVPLAVGLLAVLAGGPGHRAGWAVAVAVALLLTLAGTAASRAYGDGPAGATLGGYALPYAAAAGALAVSSGDPVGPFEPLRWLGAPELLAGSVALLLVAVLGLLGVATRSRVFVAGVTVGSVGALAALGGLVLSPEGTAAVLLCVLVFALGALPLLAIRLGKVPLPPITLPVASPTGGPDAVRDLPDRGRVHAAVARTEEVLTGMLLGHGVLAVTAVVVLLTAGGVAGRLLVAVGSAVLLLRSRLFVALRHRAPTVTAGLAGFAVLGGVLAHRSGPTGLLALTVAGLALALVAAAAGTSYARRPVSPYLGRLADLTDTALVVSVVPVACAVLDLYDRARGLLG, from the coding sequence ATGACAATCGGGCTGGCCCGGGTCACGATCAACGCCCCTGCGCGGCGGGTGGACGTGGCCCTGCCGGAGCAGGTGCCCCTTGCCGAGCTGCTGCCGGAGGTGCTGCGGCACGCCGGTGAGGGGCTGGCCGACGACGGGGAACGGCAGGGCGGCTGGGTGCTCCGCCGCACCGACGGCGCGGTGCTGGCCACCGCGCAGGCGCTGCTGCCGCAGGGGGTGCGCGACGGCGAGGTGCTGCACCTGGTGCCGGCCCGCGCGCAGTGGCCCGAACTGGAGTACGACGACGTGGTCGAGGCGATCGCCGACGGCGCCCGCCGCCGTGGCGGCGCCTGGTCGCCCGCCGCCACCCGGGCGGCCACCCTGGCCGGCGCGGGCGTGCCGCTCGCCGTCGGGCTGCTCGCCGTACTGGCCGGTGGCCCCGGACACCGAGCCGGCTGGGCCGTGGCGGTCGCGGTGGCGCTGCTGCTCACGCTCGCCGGCACGGCCGCCTCCCGGGCGTACGGCGACGGTCCGGCCGGCGCCACCCTCGGCGGGTACGCACTGCCCTACGCGGCCGCCGCGGGCGCCCTCGCGGTCAGCTCCGGCGACCCGGTCGGCCCGTTTGAGCCGCTGCGCTGGCTCGGCGCGCCCGAGCTGCTGGCCGGCTCGGTGGCGCTGCTGCTGGTGGCGGTGCTCGGCCTGCTCGGCGTGGCCACCCGGTCGCGGGTCTTCGTGGCCGGCGTGACGGTCGGCTCGGTCGGCGCGCTGGCGGCGCTCGGCGGGCTCGTCCTCAGCCCCGAGGGCACCGCCGCCGTGCTGCTCTGCGTGCTCGTCTTCGCCCTTGGCGCGCTGCCGCTGCTGGCCATCCGGCTCGGCAAGGTGCCGCTGCCGCCGATCACCCTGCCGGTGGCCTCGCCCACCGGCGGGCCGGACGCGGTCCGGGACCTGCCGGACCGGGGCCGGGTGCACGCGGCGGTGGCCCGGACCGAGGAGGTGCTGACGGGGATGCTGCTCGGGCACGGCGTCCTCGCGGTCACCGCCGTAGTTGTGCTCCTCACGGCGGGCGGGGTGGCCGGGCGGCTCCTGGTGGCGGTGGGCTCGGCGGTGCTGCTGCTGCGCTCCCGGCTCTTCGTGGCGCTGCGGCACCGGGCGCCCACCGTGACGGCGGGGCTGGCCGGGTTCGCCGTCCTCGGCGGGGTGCTCGCCCACCGGTCCGGCCCGACCGGCCTGCTCGCGTTGACCGTCGCCGGGCTCGCCCTGGCCCTGGTCGCGGCGGCGGCCGGCACCTCGTACGCCCGCCGGCCCGTCTCCCCGTACCTCGGTCGGTTGGCCGACCTGACCGACACCGCGCTGGTGGTCTCCGTCGTCCCGGTGGCCTGCGCGGTGCTGGACCTCTACGACCGCGCCCGCGGGCTGCTCGGCTGA
- a CDS encoding RNA-guided endonuclease TnpB family protein, with the protein MKVTRIAYSTGLNAGKYAALREQARRLGRVRSEVWQRYGSVAGVGSGLRDRQVRDRWLADGTHMRFGVLANAWKETVRDAMADIAANLASAKVEVRRASGPRINDPAERKRMLAALAADRWAADPFLARQMRKHWKRGRNRTDHQIVVRADKYNTVTDGRGRLWLAVPGLERRRMVRIPLSTAVAPTGTLRLILRRGRVEVHYQIDASQLRSSQRPCGDRAVGVDKGYAEALTDSDGTHHGTGLGEMLTAESDRLKERNRRRAKLRSIANTAARRGDHAKAHRIKANNLGTVKRDRQAARHRARVRTEIFTAVHRVVDKAATVVAEDLTRSFAGRKKLGKNINRRLAAWTKGVTAEALTNVSERRGSALVHVNAAYTSQACHRCGRLGRRGGDRLHCTLCGVVWQADVNAAINILQRAGDPDIALHTPYHKVKQILQDRTDRHRTRLPVQDSSPAIADRRANHPNRSTTSKE; encoded by the coding sequence GTGAAGGTCACGCGCATCGCTTACTCGACGGGCCTGAACGCGGGTAAGTACGCGGCGTTGCGCGAGCAGGCCCGCCGGTTGGGCCGGGTGCGCAGCGAGGTCTGGCAGCGTTACGGCTCGGTCGCGGGTGTCGGTTCGGGTTTGAGGGATCGGCAGGTGCGGGACCGGTGGCTGGCTGACGGCACGCACATGCGGTTCGGTGTGCTGGCGAATGCGTGGAAGGAAACCGTCCGCGACGCGATGGCCGACATCGCAGCGAACCTTGCGTCGGCCAAGGTCGAGGTCCGGCGGGCCAGCGGCCCGCGCATTAACGATCCGGCCGAGCGGAAGCGGATGCTGGCCGCGCTGGCGGCCGACCGGTGGGCTGCCGATCCTTTCCTGGCTCGGCAGATGCGTAAGCATTGGAAGCGTGGCCGCAATCGCACAGATCATCAGATCGTGGTGCGCGCCGACAAGTACAACACCGTCACCGACGGGCGGGGCCGGTTGTGGCTGGCCGTCCCGGGCCTCGAGCGCCGCCGGATGGTCAGGATCCCGCTGTCCACGGCCGTCGCCCCGACGGGCACGTTGCGGCTGATCCTGCGCCGGGGTCGGGTCGAGGTGCACTACCAGATCGACGCCTCGCAGCTGCGGTCGTCGCAGCGGCCCTGCGGCGACCGGGCGGTCGGCGTGGACAAGGGGTACGCCGAAGCGCTGACCGACTCCGACGGCACCCACCACGGCACCGGTCTCGGCGAAATGCTGACCGCCGAGTCAGACCGGCTGAAGGAACGCAACCGGCGGCGGGCGAAACTGCGCTCGATCGCGAACACCGCCGCCCGCCGGGGTGACCACGCGAAAGCACACCGGATCAAGGCCAACAACCTCGGCACGGTCAAGCGGGACCGGCAGGCCGCCCGCCACCGAGCGCGGGTGCGTACGGAGATCTTCACTGCCGTGCATCGGGTCGTCGACAAGGCCGCCACCGTGGTCGCCGAAGACCTCACCAGAAGCTTCGCCGGACGCAAGAAGCTCGGCAAGAACATCAACCGGCGCCTCGCCGCGTGGACCAAAGGGGTCACCGCCGAGGCACTAACAAACGTGTCGGAGCGCAGAGGTTCTGCGCTCGTGCATGTCAACGCCGCTTACACCTCACAAGCCTGTCACCGCTGCGGCCGGCTCGGCCGACGCGGCGGGGACCGGCTTCACTGCACCTTGTGCGGGGTGGTGTGGCAGGCCGACGTGAACGCCGCGATCAACATCCTGCAGCGAGCCGGCGACCCCGACATCGCCCTGCACACCCCATACCACAAGGTGAAGCAGATCCTGCAGGACCGGACCGATCGCCACCGGACCAGACTGCCGGTCCAGGACTCCAGCCCGGCAATAGCCGATCGGAGAGCGAACCATCCGAACCGCTCAACAACGAGCAAGGAGTAG
- the eccCa gene encoding type VII secretion protein EccCa, with protein sequence MSTVVIKRPPRRPAPEIPVGELPVEAPPEIPVVTGGRWQQALMVLPMLGGTVAMAMMFGRGGGAYAYVVGGMFGLSSLAMLVTSWGSAAPKKSEMMAARREYLRHLTALRRRVRQTAGQQRAGLYYRHPDPGRLWSAVDSHRVWERRPGDPDFAVVRVGVGPQTLATPLVPPVTRPLEELEPMTAGALRRFLDAYSVVPDLPVALSLRSFARVFVRGAAGARGAGSPAAQALARAMLTQLAVFHAPDELRIAVCAGPERRALWEWVKWLPHAHHPSRTDALGPVRLVTSSAAELERLLDEVLVSRSRFSPTGSATDGPHVVVVLDGGDLTGATDLAGDGGIDGVTVIDLDTPPPRLLDRYALLLDLRDGRLHSHSAEGHAEVGSADALEVADAEGVARRLAPLRLAGPVRGPDAPPGAEPGLPELLGIGDPESFTAEQGWAPRPARDRLRVPIGVGADGGAIELDLKESAQDGMGPHGLLIGATGSGKSELLRTLVLGLAATHSSEQLNFVLVDFKGGATFASFDRLPHTAAVITNLADALPLVDRMVDAINGELVRRQELLRRAGNFASLRDYERARAAGSPLAPLPSLLLICDEFSELLSAKPDFIDLFVQIGRLGRSLGVHLLLASQRLEEGRLRGLDTHLSYRIGLRTFSALESRAVLGVPDAHELPRSPGHGYLRSGTDPLVRFKAAYVSGPVRRRGGPSGPAAGTPRLLAFSTHPVPVPEPAAPAPLPAAEADGGTDTLLDVLIGRLAGQGPPAHQVWLPPLDRSPALDELLGPVATDPARGLTVGNPELHGALQVPVAMVDKPYEQRRDLFWLALDGAAGHVAVVGQPQSGKSSLLRTLICALALTHTPAEAQVYCLDFGGGALGALRDLPHVGGVSGRSDPTAVRRTVGEIATLLAERERRFAELGVDSMAAWRRRRAAAAGHPGPDPFGDVFLVVDGWNTLRGDYDDLEPLVTDLATRGLSYGVHVVASTVRWTDFRPAIRDLFGSRLELRLGDPADSVLVKRSVAANVPEQPGRGITAEGLHFLAALPQVTGLGGEPGDLVKAVADAWPGPVAPRVRLLPPVLPYAELDLAATTGLAFPVGVAEADLRPVVLDFATEPHFMVFGDAECGKSSFLRALATSIITRFAPEQARLILVDYRRSLMGTIETPHLIGYGTAAPYTTELIESAASYLQGRLPGPEVTPAQLRSRSWWSGPELFVLVDDYDLVAGGPTNPLRALEEHLPHARDVGLHLVLARRSGGAGRTQYEPIVQRLRELSTAGLVMSGSPEEGTLVGQVRPGPLPPGRGRLVTRREGVRLVQLAHLPPG encoded by the coding sequence GTGTCCACTGTCGTCATCAAGCGACCGCCACGGCGCCCGGCGCCGGAGATCCCGGTCGGCGAGCTGCCCGTCGAGGCGCCGCCGGAGATCCCCGTGGTCACCGGCGGGCGCTGGCAGCAGGCGTTGATGGTGCTGCCCATGCTGGGCGGCACGGTAGCGATGGCGATGATGTTCGGCCGGGGCGGCGGCGCCTACGCGTACGTGGTGGGCGGCATGTTCGGGCTCTCCTCGCTGGCGATGCTGGTGACCTCCTGGGGCAGCGCCGCCCCGAAGAAGTCGGAGATGATGGCCGCCCGGCGGGAGTACCTGCGGCACCTGACCGCGCTGCGGCGCCGGGTCCGGCAGACCGCCGGTCAGCAGCGGGCCGGCCTCTACTACCGGCACCCCGACCCGGGCCGGCTCTGGTCCGCCGTCGACAGCCACCGGGTCTGGGAGCGCCGCCCCGGCGACCCGGACTTCGCCGTGGTCCGGGTGGGTGTCGGCCCGCAGACGCTGGCCACCCCGCTGGTCCCGCCGGTCACCCGGCCGCTGGAGGAGCTGGAGCCGATGACCGCAGGGGCGCTGCGCCGCTTCCTCGACGCGTACTCGGTGGTGCCGGACCTGCCAGTGGCGCTCTCGCTGCGCAGCTTCGCCCGGGTCTTCGTCCGCGGCGCGGCCGGTGCCCGGGGCGCCGGCTCGCCGGCCGCCCAGGCGCTGGCCCGGGCCATGCTCACCCAGCTTGCCGTCTTCCACGCCCCGGACGAGCTGCGGATCGCGGTCTGCGCCGGGCCGGAGCGGCGGGCGCTCTGGGAGTGGGTCAAGTGGCTGCCGCACGCCCACCACCCGAGCCGTACCGACGCGCTCGGTCCGGTCCGGCTGGTCACCAGCTCGGCCGCCGAGCTGGAACGCCTCCTCGACGAGGTGCTGGTCAGCCGGTCCCGGTTCAGCCCGACCGGGTCGGCCACCGACGGGCCGCACGTGGTGGTCGTGCTCGACGGTGGCGACCTGACCGGGGCGACCGACCTGGCCGGCGACGGCGGCATCGACGGGGTCACCGTCATCGACCTGGACACCCCGCCGCCCCGCCTGCTCGACCGGTACGCCCTCCTGCTCGACCTGCGCGACGGCCGGCTGCACTCGCACTCCGCCGAGGGGCACGCCGAGGTCGGCAGCGCCGACGCGCTGGAGGTCGCCGACGCGGAGGGGGTCGCCCGCCGGCTCGCCCCGCTGCGGCTCGCCGGCCCGGTACGCGGACCGGACGCCCCACCCGGCGCCGAGCCGGGCCTGCCCGAGCTGCTCGGCATCGGCGACCCGGAGAGCTTCACCGCCGAGCAGGGTTGGGCGCCCCGGCCGGCGCGGGACCGGTTGCGGGTGCCGATCGGGGTCGGCGCCGACGGCGGCGCGATCGAGCTGGACCTCAAGGAGTCCGCGCAGGACGGCATGGGTCCGCACGGCCTGCTCATCGGCGCCACCGGCTCGGGCAAGTCGGAGCTGCTCCGCACGCTGGTGCTCGGCCTGGCCGCCACGCACAGCTCGGAGCAGCTCAACTTCGTCCTGGTCGACTTCAAGGGGGGCGCCACCTTCGCCTCCTTCGACCGGCTGCCGCACACCGCCGCGGTGATCACCAACCTGGCCGACGCGCTGCCACTGGTCGACCGGATGGTCGACGCGATCAACGGCGAGCTGGTCCGCCGGCAGGAGCTGCTGCGTCGGGCCGGCAACTTCGCCAGCCTGCGCGACTACGAGCGGGCCCGGGCGGCGGGGAGCCCGCTCGCCCCGCTGCCGTCGCTGCTGCTGATCTGCGACGAGTTCTCCGAGCTGCTCTCGGCCAAGCCGGACTTCATCGACCTCTTCGTCCAGATCGGACGGCTCGGCCGGTCACTCGGCGTACACCTGCTGCTGGCGTCGCAACGGCTGGAGGAGGGGCGGCTGCGCGGCCTGGACACCCACCTGTCGTACCGGATCGGGTTGCGGACCTTCTCCGCCCTGGAGTCCCGGGCGGTGCTCGGGGTGCCCGACGCCCACGAGCTGCCCCGCTCGCCGGGGCACGGCTACCTGCGCTCCGGCACCGACCCGCTGGTCCGCTTCAAGGCCGCGTACGTCTCCGGCCCGGTCCGCCGCCGGGGCGGCCCATCGGGCCCGGCCGCCGGCACGCCCCGGCTGCTCGCCTTCTCCACCCACCCGGTGCCGGTGCCCGAGCCGGCCGCCCCGGCCCCGCTGCCGGCCGCCGAGGCGGACGGCGGCACCGACACCCTGCTGGACGTGCTGATCGGTCGGCTGGCCGGGCAGGGGCCGCCGGCGCACCAGGTGTGGCTGCCGCCGCTGGACCGCTCCCCCGCCCTCGACGAACTGCTCGGCCCGGTCGCCACCGATCCGGCGCGCGGGCTGACCGTCGGCAACCCGGAGCTGCACGGCGCCCTGCAGGTGCCGGTGGCGATGGTGGACAAGCCGTACGAGCAGCGCCGGGACCTGTTCTGGCTGGCGCTGGACGGCGCCGCCGGGCACGTGGCGGTGGTCGGCCAGCCGCAGAGCGGCAAGTCCAGCCTGCTGCGGACGCTGATCTGCGCGCTGGCGCTCACCCACACCCCGGCCGAGGCGCAGGTCTACTGCCTCGACTTCGGCGGCGGCGCCCTGGGTGCGCTGCGCGACCTGCCGCACGTCGGCGGGGTGAGCGGACGCTCCGACCCGACCGCGGTGCGACGTACGGTCGGGGAGATCGCGACCCTGCTGGCCGAGCGGGAGCGGCGCTTCGCCGAGCTGGGCGTGGATTCGATGGCGGCCTGGCGACGGCGACGGGCGGCCGCGGCCGGACACCCCGGGCCCGACCCGTTCGGCGACGTGTTCCTCGTGGTGGACGGCTGGAACACCCTGCGCGGTGATTACGACGACCTGGAACCGCTGGTCACCGACCTGGCCACCCGCGGCCTGTCGTACGGCGTCCACGTGGTGGCCAGCACCGTCCGGTGGACGGATTTCCGGCCGGCGATCCGCGACCTGTTCGGCTCCCGCCTCGAGCTGCGCCTCGGCGACCCCGCGGACTCGGTGCTGGTCAAGCGGTCGGTGGCGGCGAACGTGCCGGAGCAGCCGGGTCGCGGCATCACCGCGGAGGGACTGCACTTCCTCGCCGCCCTGCCGCAGGTCACCGGGCTGGGCGGGGAGCCGGGCGATCTGGTCAAGGCGGTCGCCGACGCCTGGCCGGGGCCGGTCGCGCCCCGGGTCCGGCTGCTGCCGCCGGTGCTGCCGTACGCCGAGCTGGACCTGGCCGCGACCACCGGCCTGGCCTTCCCGGTGGGGGTGGCCGAGGCGGATCTGCGCCCGGTGGTGCTGGACTTCGCCACCGAGCCGCACTTCATGGTCTTCGGCGACGCCGAGTGCGGCAAGTCGTCGTTCCTCCGCGCGCTGGCCACCTCGATCATCACCCGGTTCGCCCCGGAGCAGGCCCGGTTGATCCTGGTGGACTACCGGCGCAGCCTGATGGGCACGATCGAGACGCCGCACCTGATCGGGTACGGCACCGCCGCGCCGTACACCACGGAGCTGATCGAGTCGGCGGCCAGCTACCTGCAGGGCCGGCTCCCCGGCCCGGAGGTCACCCCGGCCCAGCTGCGCAGCCGGTCGTGGTGGTCCGGCCCGGAACTGTTCGTGCTGGTGGACGACTACGACCTGGTGGCCGGGGGGCCGACCAACCCGCTGCGCGCCCTGGAGGAGCACCTGCCGCACGCCCGCGACGTCGGGCTCCACCTGGTGCTGGCCCGCCGCTCCGGCGGCGCCGGCCGGACCCAGTACGAGCCGATCGTCCAGCGGTTGCGGGAGCTCTCCACCGCCGGTCTGGTGATGTCGGGCAGCCCCGAGGAGGGGACGCTGGTCGGGCAGGTACGCCCCGGACCGCTGCCCCCCGGCCGCGGCCGCCTGGTCACCCGGCGGGAGGGCGTACGACTGGTGCAGTTGGCCCACCTGCCACCCGGATGA
- the mycP gene encoding type VII secretion-associated serine protease mycosin, with the protein MTRDRRGAPTATRRLVGRTLLGVATTLATVAGPLAPPAHAAPAHAATVPVALPGAGATAPTAGPERVWLAPVDTPSRVDPVRDEQWQLDELQAKTAWRSSTGRGVVVAVIDSGVDGAHPDLAGQVLPGIDLVTPDGAAEPDPVGHGTTVAGLIAGRRDDDRGVVGLAPDAKILPIRVLDEENRYDDAMIVAMGVRWAVDNGARVINLSLGGSDDSPALAAALDYAFAKDVVVVACTGNLATSNSREVWYPAREPGVIAVAGLQRNSENLWSGSITGHRTVLTAPATGLFGARPGGYWRVQGTSFAAPLVAATAALVRARYPQMPAGEVINRLLVTAKDIGPTGRDDRFGYGLVDPVAALTAEVPSVGRNPLDDQSSPGVAGFGPAPGSPPDNRAAGSEADPFSFAAPKQQSRWAARPAGEPDHSAPERLWAGLALFIALVTGAALVIRRFRHNR; encoded by the coding sequence ATGACCAGGGACCGGCGCGGAGCTCCGACCGCGACCCGACGGCTCGTCGGACGCACGCTGCTCGGTGTGGCGACCACCCTCGCCACGGTGGCCGGTCCGCTCGCCCCGCCGGCGCACGCCGCCCCGGCCCACGCGGCCACCGTGCCTGTCGCGCTGCCGGGGGCGGGAGCCACCGCCCCGACCGCCGGCCCGGAGCGGGTCTGGCTGGCCCCGGTGGACACCCCGAGCCGGGTCGACCCGGTCCGTGACGAGCAGTGGCAGCTCGACGAGTTGCAGGCGAAGACCGCCTGGCGCAGCTCGACCGGGCGCGGGGTGGTCGTCGCGGTGATCGATTCCGGGGTGGACGGTGCCCACCCGGACCTGGCCGGCCAGGTGCTGCCCGGCATCGACCTGGTCACGCCCGACGGCGCCGCCGAGCCCGACCCGGTGGGGCACGGCACCACGGTCGCCGGTCTCATCGCCGGGCGTCGCGACGACGACCGGGGCGTGGTCGGGCTGGCGCCGGACGCCAAGATCCTCCCGATCAGGGTGCTCGACGAGGAGAACCGGTACGACGACGCGATGATCGTCGCCATGGGGGTGCGCTGGGCGGTCGACAACGGCGCCCGGGTGATCAACCTGTCCCTCGGCGGCAGCGACGACAGTCCGGCCCTGGCCGCGGCCCTCGACTACGCCTTCGCCAAGGACGTGGTGGTGGTGGCCTGCACCGGCAACCTCGCCACCTCGAACAGCCGTGAGGTCTGGTATCCGGCCCGCGAGCCCGGCGTGATCGCGGTGGCCGGTCTGCAACGCAACAGTGAGAACCTGTGGTCCGGCTCGATCACCGGCCACCGGACGGTGCTCACCGCTCCGGCCACCGGTCTCTTCGGGGCCCGTCCCGGCGGCTACTGGCGGGTGCAGGGCACCAGCTTCGCCGCCCCACTGGTGGCCGCGACCGCCGCCCTGGTGCGGGCCCGCTACCCGCAGATGCCCGCCGGAGAGGTGATCAATAGGCTGCTGGTGACCGCGAAGGACATCGGTCCCACCGGCCGCGACGACCGGTTCGGCTACGGCCTGGTGGACCCGGTCGCGGCACTCACCGCCGAGGTGCCGTCGGTGGGGCGCAACCCGCTCGACGACCAGTCCTCCCCCGGCGTGGCGGGCTTCGGCCCGGCACCCGGCTCGCCACCGGACAACCGGGCCGCGGGGAGCGAGGCGGACCCGTTCAGCTTCGCCGCCCCCAAGCAGCAGAGCCGGTGGGCGGCCCGCCCGGCCGGCGAGCCCGACCACTCCGCGCCGGAACGGCTCTGGGCCGGGCTTGCCCTCTTCATCGCCCTGGTCACCGGCGCCGCCCTGGTGATCCGCCGGTTCCGGCACAACCGCTGA
- a CDS encoding phosphatase PAP2 family protein — MSASGEQSRQSTVQPSWRTRRLDPNHSLGLRLTLASIAAFLVLVPFALLALLVLGSWPPLFRLDASVTDALHRYALDHPAWVRLMSGWTDVFAPWPLRIAALVVVAWLLVRRARRLALWVVTTMAVGGLLGALLKLLVGRHRPDLLDPVARAAGFSFPSGHALNATLAAGVLLLVFLPFAHDRRPLRWALWTAAVLIAVVTGISRIALGVHWTSDVLGGWLLGIAVVAATTAAFTTWRTRTGRRPVRTAREGIAPELAEPDEAGREHA; from the coding sequence ATGAGCGCGTCGGGTGAGCAGAGTAGGCAGTCGACGGTCCAGCCGTCCTGGCGAACCCGCCGCCTGGATCCGAACCACTCGCTGGGTCTCCGGCTCACCCTGGCCTCGATCGCGGCATTCCTGGTGCTGGTGCCGTTCGCCCTGCTGGCCCTGCTCGTGCTGGGGTCCTGGCCACCGCTGTTCCGGCTGGACGCCTCGGTGACCGACGCGCTGCATCGGTACGCCCTCGACCATCCGGCCTGGGTACGGCTGATGAGCGGGTGGACCGACGTGTTCGCCCCGTGGCCGCTACGGATCGCCGCGCTGGTCGTGGTGGCCTGGCTGCTGGTCCGCCGGGCCCGGCGGCTGGCCCTCTGGGTGGTCACCACGATGGCGGTCGGGGGCCTGCTCGGGGCGCTGCTCAAGCTGCTCGTCGGACGGCACCGGCCGGACCTGCTCGACCCGGTGGCCCGCGCCGCCGGCTTCTCGTTCCCGTCCGGGCACGCGCTGAACGCCACCCTGGCCGCCGGGGTGCTGCTACTGGTCTTCCTGCCGTTCGCCCACGACCGGCGGCCGCTGCGCTGGGCGCTCTGGACCGCGGCGGTCCTGATAGCGGTGGTGACCGGGATCAGCCGGATCGCCCTTGGCGTGCACTGGACCAGCGATGTATTGGGCGGTTGGCTGCTCGGCATCGCGGTGGTGGCGGCCACGACGGCCGCCTTCACCACCTGGCGGACCCGGACCGGCCGGCGGCCCGTGCGTACCGCTCGCGAGGGGATCGCGCCGGAGCTGGCCGAGCCGGACGAGGCGGGCCGGGAGCACGCGTAG
- a CDS encoding phosphatase PAP2 family protein, translating to MSDVAVQVTKRILLPVALLFAVMVTLGLLVTRVLARSWPFTVEDTVNRALAADRTEGWNNLSLVFSTLASTQLIVVVTVLVALVLRLVRHRWREPVFLCAAVSTQALIFLFTTMAIDRRRPAVEHMDVSPPTSSFPSGHTSAAVALYVGIAVLLALGAKRTPAKVAWWTLLILVPIGVALTRMYRGMHHPSDVVASFLNGGTCVVIMARAVLDRSLTWGRAKLTGTTQPGGEVAAARASAGG from the coding sequence ATGTCCGATGTCGCGGTCCAGGTCACCAAGCGGATCCTGCTGCCGGTCGCCCTGCTCTTCGCCGTCATGGTGACGCTGGGGCTCCTGGTCACCCGGGTCCTCGCGAGGAGCTGGCCGTTCACGGTGGAGGACACCGTCAACCGCGCGCTGGCGGCCGACCGCACCGAGGGCTGGAACAACCTCTCCCTGGTGTTCAGCACGCTGGCCAGCACTCAGCTGATCGTCGTGGTCACCGTCCTGGTGGCGCTGGTGCTGCGACTGGTGCGGCACCGCTGGCGCGAGCCCGTCTTCCTCTGCGCCGCGGTGAGCACCCAGGCGCTGATCTTCCTCTTCACCACCATGGCCATCGACCGTCGCCGACCGGCCGTCGAGCACATGGACGTCTCGCCGCCCACCTCCAGCTTCCCGTCCGGGCACACCTCAGCGGCGGTGGCCCTCTACGTCGGCATCGCGGTGCTGCTGGCCCTGGGGGCGAAGCGCACCCCGGCGAAGGTGGCCTGGTGGACCCTGCTGATCCTGGTGCCGATCGGGGTCGCGCTGACCCGGATGTACCGGGGTATGCACCACCCCAGCGACGTGGTGGCGTCCTTCCTCAACGGCGGCACCTGCGTGGTGATCATGGCCCGGGCGGTGCTCGATCGGAGCCTGACCTGGGGTCGGGCCAAGCTGACCGGGACCACCCAGCCGGGTGGGGAGGTGGCCGCCGCCCGCGCGTCGGCCGGCGGCTGA
- a CDS encoding MarP family serine protease, whose translation MSAVDLVLLLLMLVFAISGYRQGFVIGALSFSGFFLGALVGLQVGPLIARQFVDPGTRVLISLAAVFGLAVLAQALAGWLGSNLRAAITGSAIRKIDDIGGAFVSLFAVMLVAWLVAVPLGSSSLPWLAASVRNSALLTVVDRVLPDKAQELSTALRDTVDTNGFPDVFGDLAPTRARQVSPPDPALAGSKVVANSQRSVVKVLGSAPSCARRIEGSGFIYADDRVMTNAHVVAGTRSVAVELRGERYDGEVVVYDPERDLAVLHVPGLPGPSMRFAAGQAGTGADAIVLGFPLDGPYDARPARIRDVDRITGPDIYSSGDVTREIYTIRALVRSGNSGGPLVSANGLVLGVIFAAAADDPNTGFAVTADEARPVALAGAERNRAVGTGECT comes from the coding sequence GTGTCCGCCGTGGATCTCGTTCTGCTCCTGCTCATGCTCGTGTTCGCGATCAGCGGATACCGTCAGGGCTTCGTCATCGGGGCCCTGTCGTTCTCCGGGTTCTTTCTGGGCGCGCTCGTCGGCCTCCAGGTCGGCCCGCTCATCGCCCGGCAGTTCGTCGACCCCGGGACCCGGGTGCTGATCTCCCTGGCCGCGGTCTTCGGGCTCGCCGTGCTCGCCCAGGCGCTCGCCGGCTGGCTCGGGTCGAATCTGCGTGCCGCGATCACGGGTTCGGCCATTCGGAAGATCGACGACATCGGTGGGGCGTTTGTCTCGCTCTTCGCGGTCATGCTGGTCGCCTGGCTGGTCGCGGTGCCGCTGGGCTCCTCGTCGCTGCCCTGGCTGGCCGCCTCGGTCCGCAACAGCGCGCTGCTCACTGTGGTCGACCGGGTCCTGCCGGACAAGGCCCAGGAGCTCTCCACCGCGCTGCGCGACACGGTGGACACCAACGGCTTCCCGGACGTCTTCGGCGACCTCGCGCCCACCCGGGCCCGGCAGGTCTCCCCGCCCGACCCGGCGCTGGCCGGCTCCAAGGTGGTGGCGAACAGTCAGCGCTCGGTGGTCAAGGTGCTCGGCTCCGCGCCGAGCTGCGCCCGCCGGATCGAGGGCTCCGGCTTCATCTACGCGGACGACCGGGTGATGACCAACGCGCACGTGGTCGCCGGCACCCGCTCGGTCGCCGTCGAACTGCGCGGCGAGCGGTACGACGGCGAGGTGGTCGTCTACGACCCGGAGCGGGACCTGGCCGTGCTGCACGTGCCCGGCCTGCCCGGGCCGTCCATGCGCTTCGCCGCCGGGCAGGCCGGCACCGGCGCGGACGCGATCGTGCTCGGCTTCCCGCTCGACGGTCCGTACGACGCCCGACCGGCCCGGATTCGCGACGTCGATCGGATCACCGGGCCCGACATCTACTCCTCAGGGGACGTGACCCGGGAGATCTACACGATCCGGGCCCTGGTGCGCAGCGGAAACTCGGGTGGCCCGCTGGTCTCGGCCAACGGGCTGGTGCTCGGGGTGATCTTCGCGGCGGCCGCCGACGACCCGAACACCGGCTTCGCCGTGACCGCCGACGAGGCCCGCCCGGTGGCCCTGGCCGGCGCGGAGCGTAACCGGGCGGTGGGCACCGGCGAGTGCACCTGA